Proteins co-encoded in one Thamnophis elegans isolate rThaEle1 chromosome 1, rThaEle1.pri, whole genome shotgun sequence genomic window:
- the LOC116503991 gene encoding uncharacterized protein LOC116503991, with the protein MMCVKGDNATFLGEKPTLPLSPTTAIHQSTSCSCLIFRGCVRMGVLSHSLQTLWKLCETAVVSCTASQKLCENQTRVLGAAEATSRKKTSRNLELPWFRTQSPVNRKGTPPEEVRILVNSRDSVMATLIIWNGEENPGVSVVGSRSRDNRYTAMGPGVNHVHAHCTHMGTTTLRCSSCSVEHHAGAVRCIRVFKWPGRVKYRRRLCGI; encoded by the exons ATGATGTGTGTCAAAGGTGATAATGCCACGTTTTTGGGTGAGAAGCCAACTCTTCCCCTAAGCCCAACAACAGCTATTCACCAAAGCACATCGTGTTCTTGCCTGATTTTCAGAGGCTGCGTGAGAATGGGTGTGCTCTCACACAGCCTCCAGACTCTTTGGAAGTTGTGCGAGACGGCTGTGGTCTCGTGCACAGCCTCCCAAAAATTGTGTGAGAACCAGACAAGGGTTTTGGGGGCTGCAGAAGCCACTTCAAGAAAGAAAACCTCCCGCAACCTGGAGCTGCCTTGGTTTAGGACGCAGAGCCCTGTTAACAGAAAGGGAACACCGCCTGAAG AAGTGCGTATCCTTGTGAATTCCCGTGATTCCGTGATGGCTACACTAATCATCTGGAATGGAGAGGAAAATCCAggagtttcagtggtgggttccagatcccgtgacaaccggtacactgcaatggggccgggcgtcaACCACGTGCATGCGCACTGCACACACATGGGCACCACcaccctgcgatgctccagctgctcggtggagcatcacgcaggtgccgtacgctgcATACGCGTGTTCAAATGGCCCGGtagggtcaaatacag GAGGAGGCTTTGCGGCATCTGA